Genomic DNA from Acidimicrobiales bacterium:
GCCGTGCTCGAGCGCGGGAACGGCCGTCGCGCCTTCCGCCGCCTCGAGGACGACGCCGTGGGCGAGCTGCTCGGGACTAGCGGATCAGCGAGCTGAGGATGGCGGCCACGGCCACCACGCCGGAGGCGGCCGCCAGCAGCCAGATCCGGTAGGCGGGGACCGGCTCGGGCGCCGCCACCTCGTCGTCTCCGGTGTCGAACGACGACTCGACGTCGTCGGCCAGGAGCAGCTCCTGGGCCGCCTCGAGGTCGTCCTCGGTGACCATCACCTCGACGGAACCCATCGGGTAGGGGCCGTCGACGTTGCCCCGGAACTGGGTGACGATGCCCTCGGAGCCGAGGCGGGCGGCCACCACACGGGCGTGGAAGGCACCTTCCGCCCGGAGCACCGGCACCATCCGCAGCCCCTGCACGGGCAGCAGGCTACCGATGACCGGCACCTCGCCGGCCTGCGGCGTGGTTAGGGTGCCTTCGTGGAGCGGCGGATCTTCGGGCTCGAGAACGAGTACGGGGTCACCTGCACGCTCCGGGGCCAGCGCCGCCTGAGCCCCGACGAGGTGGCCCGCTACCTGTTCCGCCGGGTCGTCTCCTGGGGCCGCAGCAGCAACGTCTTCCTCGAGAACGGCGCCCGGCTCTACCTCGACGTCGGCAGCCACCCCGAGTACGCCACGCCCGAGTGCGACTCGATCTACGACCTCGTCGTCCACGACAAGGCCGGCGAGCGCATCCTCGAGCAGCTCCTCACCTTCGCCGAGCAGCGCCTCCGGGAGGAGGGCATCCGCGGGGTCATCTACCTGTTCAAGAACAACACCGACTCGGCCGGCAACTCCTACGGCTGCCACGAGAACTACCTGACCAGCCGGCGCGACGACCTGGGCCACTACGCCGAGGTGCTCATCCCGTTCCTGGTGTCGCGGCAGATCTACGCCGGGGCCGGGAAGGTCATGCACACCTCCCGGGGGGCCCAGTACTCCATCAGCCAGCGGGCCGAGCACATCTGGGAGGGCGTCTCGTCGGCCACCACCCGCAGCCGGCCCATCATCAACACCCGCGACGAGCCCCACGCGGATGCCGAGCGCTACCGGCGCCTCCACGTCATCGTGGGCGACTCCAACATGAGCGAGTACGCCACCTTCCTGAAGGTGGGGGCGGCCAGCATCATGCTGCGGATGCTGGAGGACCCGGCCGTGGTCCTGCGGGACATGACCCTGGAGAACCCCATCCGGGCCATCCGGGAGATCAGCCACGACCTCACCTGCCGAACCCTGGTCAAGCTGGCCAACGGGCGGGAGGTGAGCGCCCTCGACATCCAGTCCGAGTACCTGAACCGGGCCCTCCGCTACGCCCAGACCAAGTCGCTCCAGCCCTTCGAGCAGAAGGCCCTGGAGATGTGGGAGCACTGCCTCAAGGGCATCGAGTCCGACCCCCTCACCCTCGACCGCGAGTGCGACTGGGTCATCAAGCACCGCCTCATCGAGGCCTACCGGGGCCGCCACGACCTCCCGCTGGCCCACCCCAAGGTGGCCCTCCTCGACCTCCAGTACCACGACATCAGCCGGGGCCGGGGCCTGTTCCACCGCATGCAGGCCCGGGGCCTGGTCGAGCGGATGTGCACCGACGAGGAGATCGACCTGGCCATCGACGAGCCGCCCCAGACCACCCGGGCCCGGCTGCGGGGCGAGTTCATCCGCAAGGCCAAGGAGAAGCGGCGGGACTACACGGTCGACTGGGTCCACCTGAAGCTGAACGACCAGGCCCAGCGGACCGTGCTGTGCAAGGACCCGTTCAAGGCCCACGACGACCGGGTCGAGCGCCTCATCTCCTCGCTGTAGCGGGGCCGGGACGGCGGCCGGGGGCGGTCTGGCACACTGCCGCGGTGCCCGCCTTCCGGACCGTCACCGTCACCGAGGTCCTGGCCGCCCGGCCCGGCCTGACCCGGGTGCGGGTGCGGGGCGAGGGTCGGGACGACGACGAGCGGGCCTACGTCCTGACCGAGCTGATCGGGCCGGTGGCGGTGGGCGACGAGGTGGTGGTCAACACCACCGCCGTCGACCTGGGCCTGGGCACCGGGGGCTGGCACGTCGTGCACTGGAACCTGAGCCGCCGCCAGTGGGCCCAGGACGGCCCCGGCCACATCCTGAAGCTCCGCTACACCAGCCTCCAGGCCGACGTGGGGGCGGCCGAGGAGCACGACCCCGACGCCCCCACCGACCTGGGGGGCACGCCCGTGGTGGCCTGCAGCCTCCACAGCCAGGTGGCGGTGGTGGCCACCGCCCTGGGCGCCCTGGCCCCCGGGGCCCGGGTGGCCTACGTCATGACCGACGGCGGCGCCCTGCCCCTGGCCCTCTCCGACCTGGTGGCCGAGCTGCGGACGGCCGGTCTGGTGGCCGGGACGGTCACCACCGGGCACGCCTTCGGCGGGGACCACGAGGCGGTGTCGGTGGCCTC
This window encodes:
- the pafA gene encoding Pup--protein ligase, giving the protein MERRIFGLENEYGVTCTLRGQRRLSPDEVARYLFRRVVSWGRSSNVFLENGARLYLDVGSHPEYATPECDSIYDLVVHDKAGERILEQLLTFAEQRLREEGIRGVIYLFKNNTDSAGNSYGCHENYLTSRRDDLGHYAEVLIPFLVSRQIYAGAGKVMHTSRGAQYSISQRAEHIWEGVSSATTRSRPIINTRDEPHADAERYRRLHVIVGDSNMSEYATFLKVGAASIMLRMLEDPAVVLRDMTLENPIRAIREISHDLTCRTLVKLANGREVSALDIQSEYLNRALRYAQTKSLQPFEQKALEMWEHCLKGIESDPLTLDRECDWVIKHRLIEAYRGRHDLPLAHPKVALLDLQYHDISRGRGLFHRMQARGLVERMCTDEEIDLAIDEPPQTTRARLRGEFIRKAKEKRRDYTVDWVHLKLNDQAQRTVLCKDPFKAHDDRVERLISSL
- a CDS encoding DUF3866 family protein, which codes for MPAFRTVTVTEVLAARPGLTRVRVRGEGRDDDERAYVLTELIGPVAVGDEVVVNTTAVDLGLGTGGWHVVHWNLSRRQWAQDGPGHILKLRYTSLQADVGAAEEHDPDAPTDLGGTPVVACSLHSQVAVVATALGALAPGARVAYVMTDGGALPLALSDLVAELRTAGLVAGTVTTGHAFGGDHEAVSVASGLAVARHALGADVIVAGMGPGVVGTGSRLGFSGLDQATLLDAGAWLGGQPVACVRASDGDQRPRHRGVSHHTATVLDATRSGVDVVVPPGLDPGPVPERHTVVEVEPPDVAGLLAAAGLRVTTMGRGPERDPLFFAAAGAAAAHAASLLRPRP
- a CDS encoding DUF2007 domain-containing protein codes for the protein MQGLRMVPVLRAEGAFHARVVAARLGSEGIVTQFRGNVDGPYPMGSVEVMVTEDDLEAAQELLLADDVESSFDTGDDEVAAPEPVPAYRIWLLAAASGVVAVAAILSSLIR